A stretch of Desulfotalea psychrophila LSv54 DNA encodes these proteins:
- a CDS encoding phenylacetate--CoA ligase family protein: MFWEKDKECMGREELEQLQLERLQSVLYRVGTHVPFYRQKFNELKVNYDSFTSLDDLRSLPFTMKQDLRDNYPYGLFAVPLREVVRLHSSSGTTGNATVVGYTKNDINTWSNLVARILCCAGLTEDDVIQIAFGYGLFTGGFGLHYGAERLGASVIPISAGNTKRQIQIMQDFKTTALVCTPSYALKMADEMMDMGINPAGLSLKFGLFGAEPWSEAMRREISDRLGLKATDNYGLSEVMGPGVAGECTECNGLHVNEDHFLVEILDPQTLEPMPPGEIGEMVITTLTKEAFPLIRYRTRDLTRFLPGDCPCGRTSRRIERILGRSDDMLIIKGVNVFPTQVESVLFDIDGTEPHYRIIVERENNVDRATVLVEVNETTFFHEMKKQRALINEIKRRLTSEIGVGFEVKFVEERTLERFEGKAQRVIDKRKL; the protein is encoded by the coding sequence ATGTTTTGGGAAAAAGATAAAGAATGTATGGGCCGAGAGGAGCTGGAACAGCTCCAATTAGAGAGATTACAGTCAGTCCTTTACCGTGTGGGAACCCACGTGCCCTTTTATCGGCAGAAGTTTAACGAGCTCAAGGTGAACTATGACTCTTTTACCAGCCTTGATGACCTGCGCAGCCTGCCATTTACCATGAAGCAGGATCTGCGGGATAATTATCCCTATGGTCTCTTTGCTGTGCCTCTGCGTGAAGTTGTACGTTTACACTCCTCCTCCGGGACAACGGGAAATGCAACCGTTGTTGGCTATACCAAAAATGATATTAATACCTGGTCAAACCTGGTTGCCCGCATTCTCTGCTGTGCTGGTCTGACTGAGGATGATGTAATCCAGATAGCCTTTGGTTATGGACTCTTTACCGGTGGTTTTGGTCTGCACTATGGAGCAGAACGTCTCGGTGCTTCGGTGATTCCTATTTCTGCGGGCAACACCAAACGTCAGATTCAGATCATGCAGGATTTTAAAACCACCGCCCTGGTCTGTACCCCCTCCTATGCCCTGAAAATGGCCGATGAGATGATGGATATGGGCATTAATCCTGCTGGGCTCTCCCTCAAGTTTGGTCTCTTTGGGGCTGAACCCTGGTCCGAGGCCATGCGTCGTGAGATCAGTGATCGTCTTGGTCTCAAGGCAACGGACAACTACGGACTCTCCGAAGTTATGGGTCCGGGGGTGGCCGGTGAATGTACGGAGTGTAATGGTCTGCATGTAAATGAGGATCATTTTCTGGTTGAGATACTTGATCCCCAGACTCTGGAGCCCATGCCTCCTGGAGAAATTGGTGAGATGGTCATTACTACCCTGACCAAGGAGGCCTTTCCCCTTATTCGTTATCGTACCCGCGACTTGACCCGCTTCCTGCCGGGAGACTGCCCCTGTGGGCGTACCTCTCGTCGTATTGAGCGTATTCTTGGTCGTAGTGACGACATGCTCATTATCAAGGGGGTAAACGTCTTTCCTACCCAGGTGGAATCGGTTTTGTTTGATATTGATGGCACTGAACCTCATTATCGTATAATTGTAGAGCGGGAAAATAATGTTGATAGGGCAACTGTGCTTGTGGAGGTAAATGAGACGACCTTTTTCCATGAGATGAAAAAGCAGAGAGCCCTTATTAACGAGATAAAACGCCGTTTGACCAGTGAAATTGGAGTGGGCTTTGAGGTGAAGTTTGTTGAGGAGAGAACCTTAGAACGTTTCGAAGGCAAGGCCCAACGGGTTATTGATAAACGTAAGTTATGA
- the rph gene encoding ribonuclease PH: MRQNNRTAESLRPISIERGVQLHADASVLIRMGNTHVICGVSVEESVPPFMRGSGKGWITAEYGMLPCATDSRYRRETNGRSGRTMEIQRLIGRSLRMMVDLETIGERTLRVDCDVLNADGGTRTASITGGALALRDAFTKLHTTGLLEKMPEIMPVVAISVGMKDGQALLDLDYVEDSSADADANFVMAGDGRWIEVQSTAEGRPFSHDQFLAMADLAQKGSAELLQLWRDQE, translated from the coding sequence ATGAGACAAAATAATAGAACAGCAGAGAGCCTTCGCCCTATTTCCATAGAGCGTGGAGTGCAGCTCCACGCAGATGCCTCTGTCCTGATCAGGATGGGTAATACCCATGTTATCTGTGGCGTCAGTGTGGAGGAGAGTGTGCCTCCCTTTATGCGGGGCAGTGGTAAGGGATGGATTACGGCAGAATACGGTATGTTGCCCTGTGCAACGGACAGTCGCTACCGTCGTGAGACCAATGGCCGTTCTGGTCGGACCATGGAGATTCAGCGACTCATTGGTCGCAGTCTGCGCATGATGGTGGACCTTGAGACCATCGGCGAGAGAACCCTGCGTGTTGACTGTGACGTGCTTAATGCCGATGGTGGCACTCGTACCGCCTCCATCACCGGAGGAGCCCTGGCCCTGCGTGATGCCTTTACCAAGCTGCATACAACGGGCCTCTTGGAGAAGATGCCCGAGATAATGCCCGTTGTGGCTATTTCCGTGGGCATGAAGGATGGCCAGGCCCTGCTTGATCTGGACTATGTCGAAGATTCCAGTGCCGATGCCGATGCCAACTTTGTCATGGCAGGTGATGGTCGCTGGATCGAGGTTCAGTCCACCGCCGAAGGTCGTCCCTTCTCCCATGATCAGTTTCTGGCCATGGCAGACCTTGCCCAAAAGGGTTCTGCAGAGCTTCTTCAGCTCTGGCGGGATCAGGAGTAG
- a CDS encoding alanine/glycine:cation symporter family protein codes for MLGSLRGAVDAAIGVANGLLWGKLLIYVLVLTGLYFTLRLGCIQLRLFFHGVQLVRAGREKVNGISSFQVFCTSMAARVGTGNMAGVAVAITVGGAGSIFWMWLIALLGMATAFVESTLAQLYKIRGVDGTYRGGPAYYMEQGLGMRWMGILFSILLIIAFGFAFNSVQANTITDALNNAFGFNKTIVGIIIVAFTGYIIMGGLRKVARVSEIIVPFMAVLYLLIALTVVVLNIEKIPTVLVLIFDSAFGIREATGGMMGALMAGVARGLFSNEAGMGSAANVAASATPNPHHPASQGFVQMIGVFVDTLVICTASAAIIMLSGVLDAPAGERGIGLLQLALTNEIGPWATYFLAFAIIMFCFSSIIANYSYAETNIMFLTKSRRVMVTFRFAVLAIVMTGSVASLQTVWNFADVSMGLMALVNIAAILMLSGVAFAVIKDYEGQMKAGKKPDFDANKFPKIHAQLSCNTWKREE; via the coding sequence ATGCTTGGTTCTTTAAGAGGTGCAGTGGATGCAGCAATTGGTGTCGCAAATGGTTTGTTATGGGGTAAGTTGCTGATCTATGTCCTCGTCCTGACTGGTTTATATTTCACTCTCCGCCTTGGCTGTATTCAGTTACGTCTCTTTTTTCATGGGGTTCAACTTGTTCGTGCTGGTCGTGAAAAGGTAAATGGTATCTCCTCTTTTCAGGTCTTCTGTACCTCCATGGCTGCCCGGGTAGGTACGGGCAATATGGCAGGTGTTGCCGTTGCTATTACCGTCGGGGGGGCAGGTTCTATTTTCTGGATGTGGCTCATTGCCCTGTTGGGTATGGCAACAGCCTTTGTCGAATCCACCCTTGCCCAGCTGTACAAGATAAGAGGTGTGGACGGTACCTATCGTGGTGGCCCTGCCTACTATATGGAACAGGGGCTTGGCATGCGTTGGATGGGCATTCTCTTCTCTATCCTCCTTATCATTGCCTTTGGTTTTGCCTTTAATTCAGTGCAGGCAAATACCATCACCGACGCCCTCAATAATGCCTTTGGCTTTAATAAGACCATTGTTGGTATTATTATTGTGGCCTTTACCGGATATATCATCATGGGTGGCCTGAGGAAGGTTGCCCGGGTCTCTGAGATTATTGTCCCCTTTATGGCCGTGCTCTACCTGCTTATTGCCCTGACCGTGGTTGTCCTTAATATAGAAAAAATACCAACAGTACTGGTCCTTATCTTCGATAGCGCCTTTGGCATAAGAGAGGCCACCGGTGGTATGATGGGCGCCCTGATGGCCGGTGTTGCCCGGGGACTCTTCTCCAATGAGGCGGGTATGGGAAGTGCTGCCAATGTTGCCGCCTCTGCCACCCCAAATCCCCATCATCCGGCCTCTCAAGGATTTGTCCAGATGATAGGTGTCTTTGTCGATACCCTTGTTATCTGTACTGCCTCAGCGGCAATTATCATGCTCTCCGGTGTACTTGATGCCCCGGCCGGTGAGAGGGGGATCGGTCTCTTGCAACTGGCCTTGACCAATGAGATAGGCCCTTGGGCGACATACTTTCTCGCCTTTGCCATTATCATGTTTTGCTTTAGCTCCATCATTGCCAACTATAGCTATGCAGAAACCAATATTATGTTTCTCACCAAGAGCAGGCGGGTCATGGTGACCTTTCGCTTTGCCGTGTTAGCCATTGTTATGACCGGTTCCGTGGCTTCTCTGCAGACCGTGTGGAACTTTGCCGATGTCTCCATGGGTCTGATGGCCCTGGTTAATATCGCCGCCATTCTTATGCTCTCCGGCGTGGCCTTTGCCGTGATTAAGGATTATGAGGGGCAGATGAAGGCGGGCAAAAAACCAGATTTTGATGCCAATAAGTTCCCTAAAATTCATGCCCAGCTCTCCTGCAATACCTGGAAGAGGGAGGAGTAG
- a CDS encoding alanine/glycine:cation symporter family protein codes for MFDSFQAVVATVHNFLWGHLLTYVLILAGLYFTFRLGFIQLRLFFHGLKVLRLGRERVEGISSFQVFCTSMAARIGTGNIAGIALAITVGGPGAIFWMWIMAIFGMATSFVESTLAQLYKVRGVEDDVYRGGPAYYMEQGLGRRWMGILFSILLIITYGLAFNSVQANTITDALDHAFGFDRTIVGITVVVITGYIIMGGLKKVARAAEVIVPFMAGLYLLLALVVVVLNIEKIPAVLALIFDSAFGLQAASGGMLGALTVGVSRGLFSNEAGMGSAANVAGSATPNPPHPASQGFVQMIGVFADTFIICTASAAIVLLSGVIDTKTSETGIGLVQLALTNEMGHWSIYFLTFTIILFCYSSIIANYGYAESNVLFLTRSRGAVQALRLSVLAIVMIGSISPFQAVWSLTDISMGLMALVNIIAIFMLSGVAVTVIRDYERQMKAGKLPEFDAGKFPEIHAQLSCNTWKGEE; via the coding sequence ATGTTTGATTCTTTCCAAGCTGTAGTTGCTACTGTACATAATTTTCTATGGGGTCACTTGCTGACCTATGTTCTGATTCTAGCCGGTCTCTATTTCACCTTCCGTCTTGGCTTTATCCAGTTACGTCTCTTTTTCCATGGCCTAAAGGTTCTACGTCTTGGTCGTGAAAGGGTAGAGGGTATTTCTTCTTTTCAGGTTTTCTGTACATCTATGGCTGCCCGGATAGGTACGGGCAATATAGCGGGTATTGCCCTTGCCATTACCGTTGGTGGTCCGGGTGCCATCTTTTGGATGTGGATCATGGCCATTTTTGGGATGGCAACATCCTTTGTCGAATCCACCCTGGCCCAGTTGTACAAGGTAAGAGGGGTGGAGGATGACGTTTATCGTGGTGGTCCCGCCTACTATATGGAACAGGGGCTCGGCAGGCGTTGGATGGGCATTCTTTTCTCTATTCTTCTCATCATCACCTATGGTCTTGCCTTTAACTCTGTCCAGGCAAATACCATCACCGATGCCCTTGATCATGCCTTCGGTTTTGACAGGACTATTGTGGGTATTACTGTTGTGGTCATTACCGGATATATCATCATGGGTGGCCTGAAGAAGGTTGCTCGGGCAGCTGAGGTCATTGTCCCCTTCATGGCCGGACTCTATCTGCTTCTGGCCCTGGTGGTGGTGGTTCTTAACATAGAAAAAATACCCGCAGTATTGGCCCTTATCTTTGACAGTGCCTTTGGCCTGCAAGCGGCCAGCGGTGGTATGTTGGGTGCGCTAACAGTGGGTGTTTCCCGGGGACTCTTCTCCAATGAGGCGGGTATGGGAAGTGCTGCCAATGTCGCTGGATCTGCCACCCCAAATCCTCCTCATCCGGCCTCCCAGGGTTTTGTCCAGATGATTGGTGTCTTTGCCGATACCTTCATCATCTGTACAGCTTCGGCGGCAATTGTTCTGCTCTCCGGGGTAATTGATACAAAAACCAGTGAGACGGGAATAGGCCTGGTGCAACTGGCCCTGACCAATGAAATGGGCCATTGGTCAATCTATTTTCTCACCTTTACCATTATCCTCTTCTGCTATAGTTCTATCATTGCCAATTACGGTTATGCAGAGTCCAATGTTCTCTTTCTCACCAGGAGTAGGGGCGCCGTTCAGGCCCTTCGCCTCTCTGTTCTGGCCATTGTCATGATCGGTTCCATCTCCCCTTTCCAGGCAGTGTGGAGTCTTACCGATATTTCCATGGGCCTGATGGCCCTGGTGAACATCATTGCTATTTTTATGCTCTCGGGTGTGGCCGTGACGGTGATTAGGGATTATGAAAGGCAGATGAAGGCGGGTAAGCTACCGGAATTTGATGCCGGTAAGTTCCCTGAAATTCATGCCCAGCTCTCCTGTAATACCTGGAAGGGGGAGGAGTAG
- a CDS encoding methyl-accepting chemotaxis protein, with the protein MRAKINTRSLYFKLVAGGILAVLLPLLIVGFWVVHKTNETLFEISREVLQNEAKQLSGYVEISLDLQREVAAAFTTDLLTLEVIEKVNRVGVASAGDDIAVLRRAMKDKYALLDNSRYLGVFVTDKKGLLITGELASGKEYRGSNIASRGYFQRVKSSGEVVVGEIARSKSTGKIIYVVCAPIVSGDHRFQGVIGLAVSAKFLLDKFAEVAPGATGYSSMVNRRGVVNIHPNKKLILQHDLSRDDGLEELSKAMLAGETDVISYSYKGDAKVAGFAPVPSQKWSVIVTQEQDDFLGAAHEIRDSVSFITLISLIAVAVVVFFASQTLVRPMQRVVEGLKDIAQGEGDLTMRLQVTSKDEVGDIALWFNVFIEKLQQIIIRLSENSTPVAVSAGQLSVIARELLVNAEDTSTRSDNVAAAAEEMSANLNTVSAAMEQSSANIGMVASASEEMTATIGEIAESAGKAHAVSSLAVEQSQSASEKMDELSSAAEKIGKVTETITEISEQTNLLALNATIEAARAGESGKGFAVVANEIKELAKQTAEATSDIKNVIGNVQHTAKMAEGEIEQITRVIEDVNEIVATIAATVEEQSVTTREISANIVQASAGIQEVNTNVSESSVVSGEMTKDISGVSQVSRTIATKGRDVQQSADDLLGLSAELAKIVKLFKV; encoded by the coding sequence ATGAGAGCAAAAATTAATACAAGATCATTATATTTCAAACTTGTCGCAGGTGGAATTTTAGCAGTACTCTTGCCTCTGCTCATTGTCGGTTTTTGGGTAGTACATAAGACAAATGAGACTCTTTTTGAGATAAGTAGAGAAGTTCTACAGAACGAGGCAAAACAATTAAGTGGTTATGTTGAAATATCACTGGATCTTCAACGGGAAGTGGCCGCTGCCTTCACCACGGATCTATTGACGCTTGAAGTAATTGAGAAGGTTAATAGGGTTGGTGTTGCAAGCGCAGGAGATGATATTGCCGTGCTACGCAGGGCGATGAAAGATAAGTATGCTCTTCTTGATAATAGTCGTTATTTGGGTGTTTTTGTAACCGATAAAAAGGGTCTTCTTATCACCGGTGAGCTGGCCAGTGGGAAAGAGTACAGGGGCAGCAATATTGCCAGTCGTGGCTACTTTCAAAGGGTAAAGAGCAGTGGCGAGGTTGTGGTTGGAGAGATAGCAAGATCAAAGAGTACCGGCAAGATTATCTATGTGGTCTGTGCTCCCATTGTCTCTGGTGATCATCGCTTTCAAGGTGTTATCGGTCTTGCCGTCAGTGCAAAATTCTTGCTGGATAAATTTGCAGAGGTCGCACCGGGTGCCACCGGATACTCCTCCATGGTGAATAGGAGAGGTGTGGTCAATATCCATCCAAATAAAAAACTTATCTTGCAGCATGATTTAAGCCGTGATGATGGTTTGGAAGAGTTAAGTAAAGCCATGCTGGCCGGTGAAACGGATGTGATCAGTTACAGTTATAAGGGGGATGCTAAGGTGGCAGGTTTTGCTCCTGTTCCCAGTCAGAAATGGAGTGTTATTGTAACCCAGGAACAGGATGACTTTTTAGGGGCAGCCCATGAAATCAGAGATTCAGTGAGCTTTATTACCCTGATTTCTCTTATAGCTGTAGCCGTTGTGGTGTTTTTTGCTTCACAAACTCTGGTACGACCAATGCAGAGGGTGGTGGAGGGCCTAAAGGATATTGCCCAGGGCGAGGGCGATTTAACCATGCGTCTTCAGGTGACTTCAAAGGATGAGGTAGGAGATATTGCCCTGTGGTTTAATGTTTTTATCGAGAAGTTACAGCAAATTATAATTAGGCTTTCGGAAAATAGTACTCCGGTGGCTGTCAGTGCTGGTCAACTTTCGGTTATTGCCCGTGAGCTTTTGGTTAATGCAGAGGATACATCCACCCGCTCTGATAATGTCGCTGCGGCGGCAGAGGAGATGAGTGCAAATCTCAATACTGTTTCTGCTGCCATGGAGCAGTCTTCAGCTAATATAGGTATGGTGGCATCTGCATCCGAGGAGATGACTGCAACTATTGGTGAAATCGCAGAAAGTGCGGGGAAGGCTCATGCTGTTTCAAGTTTGGCTGTTGAACAATCACAAAGTGCATCTGAAAAAATGGATGAGTTGAGTAGTGCAGCAGAAAAAATTGGTAAGGTCACGGAGACTATAACTGAGATATCAGAGCAGACAAATCTCTTGGCATTGAATGCCACCATTGAGGCCGCAAGGGCTGGTGAGTCTGGCAAGGGTTTTGCTGTGGTAGCCAATGAAATTAAAGAGTTGGCTAAGCAAACAGCCGAGGCAACATCTGATATTAAAAATGTTATTGGCAATGTGCAGCATACTGCTAAAATGGCAGAGGGTGAAATTGAGCAAATTACCAGGGTAATAGAGGATGTAAATGAAATCGTAGCCACGATAGCAGCGACCGTTGAGGAACAGTCGGTGACCACCCGAGAGATAAGCGCAAATATTGTTCAGGCAAGTGCCGGTATTCAGGAGGTGAATACAAACGTAAGTGAGAGCTCCGTTGTTTCAGGTGAAATGACAAAGGATATTAGCGGTGTTTCCCAGGTGTCCCGGACCATAGCTACCAAGGGGCGAGATGTTCAGCAAAGTGCCGATGACCTACTGGGATTGTCGGCTGAACTGGCTAAGATTGTTAAGCTGTTTAAAGTTTAG
- a CDS encoding carbon starvation CstA family protein, whose amino-acid sequence MLFFFTCVGLLILGYFTYGVFVEKIFGIDRNRATPCSTKEEGVDYIAMPTWKVFFIQLLDIAGLGPIFGPILGALYGPSALIWVVIGCIFGGAVHDYFSGMLSLRSGGKSIPEVVGDIMGMPARQTLRIFSIVLLLLVGVVFILGPAKLLHQLTGVNVQILIGCIFFYYFIATILPIDKIIGRLYPFFGALLIFMTFGVIGGLIFHGYEILPNLDFFTNTHPADKPIWPLLFITLSCGAISGFHSTQSPLMARCVQNESHGRSVFYGSMIMEGIIALVWVTIGLSFYQTPEALSAVIATGSPAAVVNEACNTLLGPVGGFLAIMGVIILPISSGDTAFRSTRLIIAEIVNIKQNRPGLRLIIAIPLFAVAFAISNVEFTTVWRYFGWSNQMLSMMMLWTAAIYLVKKRKLHWICTIPATFMTAVDAAFILQAKIGFELDSTLSNIAGVVIAIAVLVAFLIYTKPLEEGAHLWKIEE is encoded by the coding sequence ATGCTTTTCTTTTTTACCTGTGTTGGCCTGTTGATCTTGGGCTACTTCACCTACGGGGTCTTTGTTGAAAAGATCTTTGGCATTGACCGCAACCGGGCAACCCCCTGTAGCACCAAGGAAGAGGGCGTTGACTATATCGCCATGCCGACCTGGAAGGTGTTCTTCATCCAGCTCCTTGATATTGCGGGACTTGGCCCCATATTCGGACCAATCCTCGGTGCTCTATACGGCCCATCTGCCCTCATCTGGGTAGTTATTGGCTGTATCTTTGGCGGCGCTGTCCACGACTATTTTAGTGGTATGCTTTCTCTGCGTAGCGGCGGAAAGTCTATCCCTGAGGTAGTTGGTGACATTATGGGAATGCCGGCACGACAGACCCTGCGCATATTTTCCATCGTCCTCCTCCTCCTTGTTGGTGTTGTTTTCATCCTGGGACCGGCAAAGCTTCTCCACCAGCTGACGGGAGTCAATGTTCAGATACTGATCGGCTGTATCTTCTTTTACTATTTCATCGCCACCATCCTCCCCATCGACAAGATCATTGGTCGTCTCTATCCATTTTTCGGCGCCCTCCTCATATTCATGACCTTTGGCGTTATTGGCGGTTTGATCTTCCACGGCTATGAGATTCTGCCAAACCTTGATTTTTTCACCAATACTCACCCGGCAGACAAGCCTATCTGGCCTCTTCTCTTCATCACCCTGTCCTGCGGTGCGATCAGTGGTTTTCACTCCACCCAATCACCGCTGATGGCACGTTGCGTACAAAATGAGTCCCACGGCCGATCCGTCTTCTATGGTTCAATGATCATGGAGGGTATTATCGCCCTTGTCTGGGTTACCATTGGTCTCTCCTTCTACCAGACCCCCGAGGCACTCAGTGCTGTAATTGCTACCGGCTCCCCTGCCGCAGTGGTCAATGAAGCATGTAACACCCTGCTGGGCCCCGTCGGTGGTTTTCTGGCAATCATGGGCGTTATCATCCTGCCTATCTCCAGTGGTGATACGGCCTTTCGATCCACCCGTTTGATTATTGCAGAGATCGTTAATATCAAGCAGAACCGACCTGGCCTGCGACTGATAATTGCCATCCCCCTCTTTGCCGTGGCCTTTGCCATCAGTAATGTCGAGTTCACCACCGTATGGCGCTACTTTGGTTGGTCCAACCAGATGCTCTCCATGATGATGCTCTGGACGGCAGCCATCTATCTGGTCAAAAAGAGAAAACTTCACTGGATATGCACCATCCCTGCCACCTTTATGACCGCGGTTGATGCAGCATTCATCCTCCAGGCCAAGATCGGTTTTGAGCTGGACTCTACCCTGTCAAATATCGCTGGCGTAGTTATTGCCATAGCGGTCCTCGTCGCCTTCCTCATCTACACCAAGCCCCTGGAAGAGGGCGCGCATCTTTGGAAGATAGAAGAGTAA
- a CDS encoding HD domain-containing protein, with protein sequence MTSSTKMLAANYPSVSECLQYIEDFAMLDNIRDHSRQVARVAAALTDQLCLVPSVRELPERGLVVAGALLHDIAKTRCLREGCRHAEIGGQICLDLGFPEIAQIVSEHVIYSSFDPGRYRDGYIDARGLVYYADKRVLHDQVVSLDERLVYIIDRYGKKDPAIIAAIRVNFSTCYLLEDLLFSFLDFPPEKTILSVSDVSL encoded by the coding sequence ATGACATCTTCAACCAAAATGCTCGCTGCCAACTATCCTAGCGTCAGCGAGTGTTTACAATATATTGAGGACTTTGCCATGCTGGATAATATCCGGGACCACTCTCGCCAAGTGGCACGGGTAGCAGCGGCACTCACCGATCAGCTCTGCCTCGTACCAAGCGTAAGAGAGTTGCCTGAAAGAGGACTGGTCGTTGCCGGAGCCCTCCTCCATGACATTGCCAAGACACGCTGTCTACGGGAGGGCTGTCGTCATGCCGAGATCGGTGGCCAAATCTGCCTAGATCTTGGTTTTCCTGAAATCGCCCAGATTGTCTCTGAACATGTCATATACAGCTCTTTTGACCCTGGGAGATATCGGGACGGCTATATTGACGCCCGCGGACTGGTCTACTACGCAGATAAGAGGGTGCTACACGACCAGGTCGTCTCTTTAGATGAAAGACTGGTCTATATCATTGACAGATATGGTAAAAAAGATCCTGCTATCATAGCAGCCATACGAGTCAACTTCTCGACCTGTTATCTGCTTGAAGATCTGCTCTTTTCTTTCCTTGATTTTCCGCCAGAAAAGACTATTTTATCTGTTTCAGATGTCTCTCTCTAG
- the hemE gene encoding uroporphyrinogen decarboxylase: MNDTFLKACRGEKTDYTPIWMMRQAGRYLPAYQKIRGKVSFLELCKNPALCVEVTLQPVDLLGMDAAILFSDILILMEAMGAKLEFNEGCGPVFPNPIKDQTALDALIIPDADDATGFVMETIRLLRGELQVPLIGFAGAPFTCATYLIEGGSSKVFWETKKMMFTQPELFHGIMEKITQATILYLQAQARAGAQALQIFDSWAGVLAPCDFEVFALPYVRRIIASLQQFDLPIIYFANNGSTLLEMSASSGASVLGLDWRINIGDAGKRVPGIALQGNIDPFALLLPKDKLRKRIGTILEDAKEVKGHIFNLGHGIHQFTPPEQARIAVDAVHELSCK; the protein is encoded by the coding sequence ATGAATGATACTTTTTTAAAGGCCTGTCGCGGCGAAAAAACCGACTATACCCCTATCTGGATGATGCGCCAGGCAGGTCGTTACTTACCTGCTTATCAAAAAATCCGTGGCAAGGTGAGCTTTTTAGAGCTTTGCAAGAACCCTGCGCTCTGTGTTGAGGTGACCCTGCAACCCGTTGACCTCCTTGGCATGGATGCTGCCATCCTCTTTTCAGACATCCTTATTCTCATGGAGGCCATGGGGGCCAAGTTGGAATTCAACGAGGGTTGTGGCCCTGTATTCCCCAACCCCATCAAAGATCAAACCGCACTCGATGCCCTGATCATCCCCGATGCTGATGATGCGACGGGATTTGTAATGGAGACCATCCGTCTTCTCAGGGGAGAGTTACAGGTACCGCTGATCGGCTTTGCCGGCGCTCCCTTTACCTGTGCCACCTACCTCATTGAAGGTGGCTCCTCCAAGGTATTTTGGGAAACCAAGAAGATGATGTTCACCCAGCCGGAGCTTTTCCATGGCATCATGGAAAAAATCACTCAGGCGACCATCCTCTACCTGCAGGCGCAGGCACGAGCCGGGGCCCAGGCCCTGCAGATCTTTGACAGTTGGGCAGGTGTACTTGCCCCCTGCGACTTTGAGGTCTTTGCCCTGCCCTACGTGCGAAGAATTATCGCCAGCCTCCAGCAGTTTGACCTGCCCATTATCTATTTCGCCAATAATGGTTCGACCCTGCTTGAAATGTCGGCAAGCTCAGGAGCCAGTGTTCTCGGCCTTGACTGGCGGATAAATATCGGTGATGCGGGCAAAAGAGTTCCAGGCATTGCCCTACAGGGAAATATTGATCCATTTGCCCTTCTCCTGCCCAAGGATAAACTCCGTAAGCGCATTGGTACAATCCTCGAGGATGCCAAGGAGGTAAAGGGACATATCTTTAATCTTGGACATGGAATTCACCAGTTTACCCCGCCTGAACAGGCCAGGATTGCCGTTGATGCCGTCCATGAGCTCAGCTGCAAATAA